A genomic region of Microlunatus sagamiharensis contains the following coding sequences:
- a CDS encoding PKD domain-containing protein, translating to MLAGLVSSALLAAGLVVAGGAAPAAAATAATDPTYNVVDRPDAGVTADALPTVQIDGVVWDTAIAGDTVYAGGQFANARPAGSAAGTNQTPRSNLLSFNIRTGVMDAGFAPTVNGRIRAMALSPDKSRLYIAGAFTEVNGKTRSRVAAFNTADGSLVSTFAPTMGSDVFSVVVTKSAVYLGGWFTSANGVARNRLAAVDPTTGATLGWAPTADSTVNTMALSPDGTRVIVGGIFSKLNGATAPGIGSIDAANGSSYPFAVNQTVQNYGNSAGIYSVKTDSTNVYASAYWFGGTGNFEGQLVADPYTGAIKSMADCHGDTYDSTVSNGILYTVSHHHDCSNINAFPDTNPRNRWKRANAFTLDATTTVGHNTAGGYYDFYGQPAPSVINWFPDVAAGSYTGQAQGGWTTESTNEYVVEGGEFPSVNNVAQQGLVRFAIPSLATNKQGPRVSATDSAPKLRGLSGTSVRVSWPSNWDRDDMSLTYKLYRSDKGSAPVFTQTKPAEFWNLPTQVFTDTGLTPGATYGYYVTATDPKGNTLKSATTTITTGTDVVDQSAYAQAVVNDGANHYWRLDEKAGQTVSTDWAGGNDLLLGSGVANGTAGAVNGSPDTAATFDGTANGTAGQTSSEVAPQVFSAEAWFKTTSTSGGKILGFGDSQLGNSGGYDRHVYLDNAGHLTFGVYPGSVRSVTSGGTYNDGAWHQVVVSLSDGGMKLYVDGLLEGADQGTTSGQAFNGYWRVGGDNLGGWPSTGSSQNVAGAIDDVSTYPTALTAAQVRNHYTSTGRTLNLPSSPDDAYGQKVYADNPTLFWRLNEQPGSTTVADSSQGRTPGVASNGVTFGAATTVAPGTAGAFDGNDDTLASSRQFTNPRSYSEEVWFNTTTTRGGKLIGFGDLQSGGSNNYDRHVYMENSGQLTFGVWTGQTNLVTSPKSYNDGAWHQMVATQNTTDGMKLYVDGALVGTNGQTDAQSYTGYWRVGGDTAWGGDSSFFNGRLDEAAVYPYALSLTQVQSHYFASDASANAAPTAAFTSSCTQLACYFDGSGSSDPDGTVASWAWDFGDGKTATGATAPHDYMDAGTYTVKLTVTDNNGKSTSTSQPVLVTAPPPNQAPVAAFTSSCTERACAFDSTTSSDPDGTVSGWAWDFGDGSVSTDQNPNHTYATNGTFTVSLTVSDDLGASNKVTHTVTVSATNAAPVAKISTKVTDLSVAVDGSGSSDADGTVASYGWDYGDGKTGSGKTDSHTYAAAGTYTVTLTVTDDQGATGSVTASVTVTAPPADSSVVAADGFGRTGSRWGTADTGGAWTDSGASFFSTDGSKGVITTKSGSGPVASLNSVSVLDSSTTVQFSLDKLPNGTSSGGYYFTLGSRKQGTSMYRLKTRVTPAGGVQLITYEVVSGTETTLKTQTISGLTYTPGDVLNMRFDISGTGTTTLAGKVWRAGTQEPASAQLTGTSTRSELQSAGSPEVKGYLASSSTAVPVASVDNYKVTSGTTTTPPVANVKPVAKISTKVTDLSVAVDGSGSSDADGTVASYGWDYGDGKTGSGKTDSHTYAAAGTYTVTLTVTDDQGATGSVTASVTVTAPPADSSVVAADGFGRTGSRWGTADTGGAWTDSGASFFSTDGSKGVITTKSGSGPVASLNSVSVLDSSTTVQFSLDKLPNGTSSGGYYFTLGSRKQGTSMYRLKTRVTPAGGVQLITYEVVSGTETTLKTQTISGLTYTPGDVLNMRFDISGTGTTTLAGKVWRAGTQEPASAQLTGTSTRSELQSAGSPEVKGYLASSSTAVPVASVDNYKVTRN from the coding sequence TTGCTCGCGGGCCTGGTCTCGTCGGCGCTGCTGGCCGCAGGCCTCGTCGTCGCCGGAGGCGCCGCGCCAGCCGCCGCCGCCACCGCCGCGACCGATCCGACCTACAACGTGGTCGACCGGCCGGACGCCGGCGTCACCGCCGACGCACTGCCCACGGTGCAGATCGACGGCGTCGTCTGGGACACCGCGATCGCCGGGGACACCGTCTACGCGGGCGGCCAGTTCGCCAACGCGCGTCCCGCCGGCTCGGCCGCAGGCACCAACCAGACCCCGCGCAGCAACCTGCTGTCCTTCAACATCCGCACGGGCGTGATGGACGCCGGCTTCGCGCCGACGGTGAACGGGCGCATCCGGGCCATGGCGCTGTCGCCTGACAAGTCGCGCCTCTACATCGCCGGCGCCTTCACCGAGGTGAACGGCAAGACGCGCAGCCGGGTCGCCGCCTTCAACACCGCGGACGGCTCGCTCGTCTCGACCTTCGCCCCGACCATGGGCTCCGACGTCTTCTCGGTCGTCGTCACCAAGTCGGCGGTCTACCTGGGCGGCTGGTTCACCAGCGCCAACGGGGTGGCCCGCAACCGTCTCGCCGCGGTCGACCCCACGACCGGGGCCACGCTCGGTTGGGCGCCGACGGCTGACTCGACGGTCAACACCATGGCGCTCAGCCCCGACGGCACCCGCGTGATCGTCGGAGGCATCTTCAGCAAGCTCAACGGCGCGACCGCCCCCGGCATCGGCTCGATCGACGCGGCGAACGGCAGCTCGTACCCGTTCGCGGTCAACCAGACCGTGCAGAACTACGGGAACTCGGCAGGCATCTACTCGGTCAAGACCGACAGCACCAACGTGTACGCGTCCGCCTACTGGTTCGGCGGGACCGGCAACTTCGAGGGCCAGCTCGTCGCCGACCCGTACACGGGGGCGATCAAGTCCATGGCCGACTGCCACGGCGACACCTACGACTCCACGGTGTCCAACGGCATCCTCTACACCGTCAGCCACCACCACGACTGCAGCAACATCAACGCCTTCCCCGACACGAACCCACGTAACCGCTGGAAGCGGGCGAACGCCTTCACGCTCGACGCCACGACGACGGTCGGGCACAACACGGCGGGCGGTTACTACGACTTCTACGGCCAGCCGGCCCCGTCGGTGATCAACTGGTTCCCCGACGTCGCGGCCGGCTCCTACACCGGCCAGGCGCAGGGCGGCTGGACCACGGAGTCGACGAACGAGTACGTCGTCGAGGGCGGTGAGTTCCCCTCGGTGAACAACGTCGCGCAGCAGGGCCTCGTCCGGTTCGCGATCCCGAGCCTGGCGACGAACAAGCAGGGCCCGCGCGTCAGCGCGACCGACTCCGCCCCCAAGCTCCGCGGGCTGTCGGGCACCAGCGTCCGCGTCTCCTGGCCGTCCAACTGGGACCGCGACGACATGTCGCTGACCTACAAGCTCTACCGCTCCGACAAGGGCTCGGCGCCGGTCTTCACGCAGACGAAGCCGGCAGAGTTCTGGAACCTCCCGACCCAGGTCTTCACCGACACCGGGCTCACGCCGGGCGCGACCTACGGCTACTACGTCACCGCGACCGACCCCAAGGGCAACACCCTCAAGAGCGCGACGACCACCATCACGACCGGTACCGACGTCGTCGACCAGAGCGCGTACGCCCAGGCCGTCGTGAACGACGGGGCCAACCACTACTGGCGCCTCGACGAGAAGGCCGGCCAGACCGTGAGCACCGACTGGGCGGGCGGCAACGACCTCCTGCTCGGGAGCGGCGTGGCCAACGGCACCGCGGGTGCCGTGAACGGCTCCCCGGACACCGCGGCCACCTTCGACGGGACCGCCAACGGCACCGCCGGCCAGACCTCCAGCGAGGTCGCCCCGCAGGTCTTCAGCGCGGAGGCGTGGTTCAAGACCACGTCGACCTCCGGCGGCAAGATCCTCGGCTTCGGCGACAGCCAGCTGGGCAACAGCGGCGGCTACGACCGGCACGTGTACCTCGACAACGCCGGTCACCTGACCTTCGGCGTCTACCCGGGCTCCGTGCGCAGCGTCACCAGCGGCGGGACCTACAACGACGGGGCCTGGCACCAGGTCGTGGTGTCGCTCTCCGACGGGGGCATGAAGCTCTACGTCGACGGCCTCCTGGAGGGCGCCGACCAGGGGACCACGAGCGGCCAGGCCTTCAACGGCTACTGGCGCGTGGGCGGTGACAACCTCGGCGGCTGGCCGTCGACGGGGTCGAGCCAGAACGTCGCCGGCGCGATCGACGACGTGTCGACCTACCCGACGGCGCTGACCGCGGCGCAGGTGCGCAACCATTACACCTCGACCGGTCGGACGCTGAACCTGCCGTCCTCGCCCGACGACGCGTACGGCCAGAAGGTCTACGCCGACAACCCGACGCTGTTCTGGCGGCTCAACGAGCAGCCGGGCTCGACGACCGTCGCCGACTCCTCGCAGGGGCGCACCCCGGGCGTGGCCTCGAACGGCGTGACCTTCGGCGCGGCAACCACGGTGGCGCCGGGCACCGCCGGGGCCTTCGACGGCAACGACGACACGCTCGCCTCCTCGCGGCAGTTCACCAACCCGCGCAGCTACTCCGAGGAGGTCTGGTTCAACACCACGACCACCCGCGGCGGCAAGCTCATCGGGTTCGGTGACCTGCAGTCCGGGGGCTCGAACAACTACGACCGGCACGTCTACATGGAGAACTCGGGCCAGCTGACCTTCGGGGTGTGGACCGGGCAGACGAACCTCGTCACCTCCCCGAAGTCGTACAACGACGGTGCCTGGCACCAGATGGTGGCGACGCAGAACACCACCGACGGCATGAAGCTCTACGTCGACGGTGCCCTGGTCGGGACCAACGGCCAGACCGACGCCCAGAGCTACACCGGCTACTGGCGGGTGGGTGGCGACACCGCCTGGGGCGGCGACAGCTCGTTCTTCAACGGTCGCCTCGACGAGGCGGCGGTCTACCCCTACGCCCTGAGCCTGACGCAGGTGCAGAGCCACTACTTCGCCTCCGACGCCTCGGCCAACGCGGCTCCGACCGCGGCCTTCACCTCGTCGTGCACCCAGCTCGCGTGCTACTTCGACGGCTCGGGCAGCAGCGACCCCGACGGCACGGTCGCGTCGTGGGCCTGGGACTTCGGCGACGGCAAGACCGCGACCGGCGCGACGGCCCCGCACGACTACATGGACGCCGGCACCTACACCGTCAAGCTGACGGTGACGGACAACAACGGCAAGAGCACCTCGACCAGCCAGCCGGTCCTGGTGACTGCGCCGCCGCCCAACCAGGCGCCCGTCGCGGCCTTCACGAGCAGCTGCACCGAGCGCGCCTGCGCCTTCGACTCGACGACCAGCTCCGACCCGGACGGCACCGTCTCGGGCTGGGCCTGGGACTTCGGGGACGGCTCGGTCTCGACCGACCAGAACCCGAACCACACCTACGCGACCAACGGCACGTTCACGGTCAGCCTGACCGTCAGCGACGACCTCGGCGCCTCGAACAAGGTCACGCACACCGTGACGGTGTCGGCGACCAATGCGGCCCCGGTGGCGAAGATCAGCACCAAGGTGACTGACCTCTCGGTGGCGGTGGACGGCAGCGGCTCGTCCGACGCGGACGGCACGGTGGCCTCGTACGGCTGGGACTACGGGGACGGCAAGACCGGCTCCGGCAAGACCGACAGCCACACGTACGCGGCGGCGGGCACCTACACGGTGACGCTGACGGTGACCGACGACCAGGGCGCGACGGGTTCGGTGACCGCGTCGGTCACGGTGACGGCGCCGCCGGCGGACAGCTCGGTGGTGGCCGCGGACGGCTTCGGTCGGACGGGTTCTCGTTGGGGGACCGCGGACACCGGTGGCGCTTGGACCGACTCGGGCGCGTCGTTCTTCTCGACCGACGGCAGCAAGGGAGTCATCACGACCAAGAGCGGTTCGGGTCCGGTGGCGTCGCTGAACTCGGTGTCGGTCCTCGACAGCTCGACGACGGTGCAGTTCTCGCTCGACAAGCTGCCGAACGGCACGTCCAGCGGTGGGTACTACTTCACCCTCGGGTCGCGCAAGCAGGGCACGTCGATGTACCGGCTGAAGACTCGTGTCACGCCGGCGGGCGGGGTGCAGCTGATCACCTACGAGGTGGTCTCCGGTACTGAGACGACGTTGAAGACCCAGACGATCAGCGGTCTGACCTACACGCCGGGCGATGTGCTCAACATGCGCTTCGACATCAGTGGTACCGGCACGACGACGCTCGCGGGCAAGGTGTGGCGCGCCGGGACGCAGGAGCCGGCGAGTGCGCAGCTGACTGGGACCAGCACCCGCTCGGAGCTGCAGTCGGCGGGTAGCCCGGAGGTCAAGGGTTACCTGGCCTCCAGCTCGACCGCGGTGCCGGTGGCCTCGGTCGACAACTACAAGGTCACCAGCGGCACCACGACGACGCCTCCGGTGGCGAACGTGAAGCCGGTGGCGAAGATCAGCACCAAGGTGACTGACCTCTCGGTGGCGGTGGACGGCAGCGGCTCGTCCGACGCGGACGGCACGGTGGCCTCGTACGGCTGGGACTACGGGGACGGCAAGACCGGCTCCGGCAAGACCGACAGCCACACGTACGCGGCGGCGGGCACCTACACGGTGACGCTGACGGTGACCGACGACCAGGGCGCGACGGGTTCGGTGACCGCGTCGGTCACGGTGACGGCGCCGCCGGCGGACAGCTCGGTGGTGGCCGCGGACGGCTTCGGTCGGACGGGTTCTCGTTGGGGGACCGCGGACACCGGTGGCGCTTGGACCGACTCGGGCGCGTCGTTCTTCTCGACCGACGGCAGCAAGGGAGTCATCACGACCAAGAGCGGTTCGGGTCCGGTGGCGTCGCTGAACTCGGTGTCGGTCCTCGACAGCTCGACGACGGTGCAGTTCTCGCTCGACAAGCTGCCGAACGGCACGTCCAGCGGTGGGTACTACTTCACCCTCGGGTCGCGCAAGCAGGGCACGTCGATGTACCGGCTGAAGACTCGTGTCACGCCGGCGGGCGGGGTGCAGCTGATCACCTACGAGGTGGTCTCCGGTACTGAGACGACGTTGAAGACCCAGACGATCAGCGGTCTGACCTACACGCCGGGCGATGTGCTCAACATGCGCTTCGACATCAGTGGTACCGGCACGACGACGCTCGCGGGCAAGGTGTGGCGCGCCGGGACGCAGGAGCCGGCGAGTGCGCAGCTGACTGGGACCAGCACCCGCTCGGAGCTGCAGTCGGCGGGTAGCCCGGAGGTCAAGGGTTACCTGGCCTCCAGCTCGACCGCGGTGCCGGTGGCCTCGGTCGACAACTACAAGGTCACGCGCAACTGA
- a CDS encoding right-handed parallel beta-helix repeat-containing protein, whose amino-acid sequence MPFFSLRHARSAMALGLAALALPTTWMLAAPTAAQADTAVASDGFDRTTASGWGNAPSGGTWSVVGGTASSTGSSAAKVSGIAAGRSMRASLPLSTSDVLVRAAFVAPSTGGELYYATEARRQSDGSAYRARARVDANHKLSVQLVRVNGSTERTLSQYSAGVTVGSGQPVTVELSVSGTSPVAVRAKTYVSSSGAPDWQAKGSDSESSRLTKAGAVGVWAYNPVGSTSGRTVSTTAFSAWSASGSTTTPTTPTTPTTPTTPTALPVTTTARGSVPIGTASYSIPSGAVFVSPSGNDAGTGAIGSPFKTVTKALSKVQAGGAVVLRGGTYHEYFIVPPGKNVPIQNYPKEAVWFDGSSAVTGFQQSGSAWVKTGWTTKFDSSPTYTKGAPDGTAAGWQFLNASYPLAAHPDAVWIDGVEQTQVGSVSALKAGTFYVDYNASKLYVGSNPSGRSVAASTLQQAVSLRAPGTVLRGIGFRRYADSVWQQGVITAYYPSMTLENVVVADAATAGIGFFKENSTLRNVTVTGAGQIGVQASYADGLVLDNVSIRNSNDQNFNPTPSAGGFKVTTTRGVDLRNSEIIGTNGNQFWADQSTYDIDLIGNNITGGTRWGVVLEISSTGTIADNVIANNAFDGMVVSDTDKMNIWNNTIVGNKRAAIRIVQDTRRIEQLNVSGHDKRRAQPDLSMPWVVRNTVIGNNILTGGATDTSEPILRVQSWERAFAASEMLASSNGNVFSQTRAGAPSYVTIWGRKDAWPVNYTSLSDYAAGTGYDRSSISVIGTSAVSSTYGPSSEVAAKTSTTAQGLPSAVAAKTGQPAGAKHLGAWR is encoded by the coding sequence ATGCCCTTCTTCTCGCTCCGACACGCACGCTCCGCGATGGCCCTGGGCCTCGCGGCGCTGGCCCTGCCGACCACCTGGATGCTGGCGGCCCCGACCGCAGCCCAGGCGGACACCGCCGTCGCCTCCGACGGCTTCGACCGCACCACCGCCTCCGGCTGGGGGAACGCCCCCAGCGGCGGCACCTGGTCCGTCGTCGGCGGCACGGCCTCGTCGACGGGGTCGAGCGCCGCGAAGGTCAGTGGCATCGCCGCCGGCCGCTCGATGCGCGCGAGCCTGCCGCTCTCGACGTCCGACGTCCTCGTGCGAGCCGCGTTCGTCGCCCCCTCGACCGGCGGCGAGCTGTACTACGCCACCGAGGCGCGGCGTCAGTCCGACGGCTCCGCCTACCGGGCGCGGGCTCGGGTCGACGCGAACCACAAGCTCTCCGTGCAGCTGGTCCGGGTGAACGGCAGCACCGAGCGCACGCTGAGTCAGTACTCAGCCGGCGTGACCGTCGGAAGCGGACAGCCCGTCACCGTCGAGCTGTCCGTCTCGGGGACGTCACCGGTGGCCGTCAGGGCGAAGACGTACGTGAGCAGCAGCGGGGCTCCCGACTGGCAGGCGAAGGGCAGCGACTCCGAGAGCAGCCGCCTGACCAAGGCCGGTGCCGTGGGTGTCTGGGCCTACAACCCGGTCGGCTCCACCAGCGGCAGGACGGTCTCGACCACAGCCTTCTCCGCGTGGTCGGCCTCGGGCTCGACGACGACCCCGACCACCCCGACCACCCCGACGACGCCGACGACCCCGACCGCACTCCCGGTGACGACGACGGCGCGCGGGTCGGTGCCGATCGGCACCGCGTCGTACTCGATCCCGTCGGGTGCGGTCTTCGTCTCGCCCTCGGGCAACGACGCCGGCACCGGGGCCATCGGCTCGCCCTTCAAGACGGTGACGAAGGCGCTGAGCAAGGTGCAGGCCGGCGGCGCGGTCGTGCTGCGCGGCGGGACCTACCACGAGTACTTCATCGTGCCCCCGGGCAAGAACGTGCCGATCCAGAACTACCCGAAGGAGGCCGTCTGGTTCGACGGCTCCAGCGCGGTCACCGGTTTCCAGCAGTCCGGCAGCGCGTGGGTGAAGACGGGGTGGACGACCAAGTTCGACTCGAGCCCCACCTACACCAAGGGCGCCCCTGACGGCACCGCCGCCGGTTGGCAGTTCCTGAACGCGAGCTACCCCCTCGCGGCGCACCCGGACGCCGTCTGGATCGACGGTGTCGAGCAGACCCAGGTCGGCAGCGTCAGCGCCCTCAAGGCCGGCACCTTCTACGTCGACTACAACGCGAGCAAGCTCTACGTGGGCTCCAACCCCTCGGGCCGCTCGGTCGCCGCCAGCACGCTGCAGCAGGCCGTCTCCCTTCGCGCACCGGGCACCGTCCTGCGCGGCATCGGCTTCCGCCGCTACGCCGACTCGGTCTGGCAGCAGGGCGTCATCACCGCGTACTACCCGAGCATGACGCTGGAGAACGTCGTGGTGGCCGACGCGGCCACGGCGGGCATCGGGTTCTTCAAGGAGAACTCGACGCTGCGCAACGTCACCGTGACCGGCGCGGGCCAGATCGGCGTGCAGGCCAGCTACGCCGACGGCCTCGTGCTCGACAACGTCTCGATCCGCAACAGCAACGACCAGAACTTCAACCCGACGCCCAGCGCGGGCGGGTTCAAGGTCACCACGACCCGCGGGGTCGACCTGCGCAACAGCGAGATCATCGGCACCAACGGCAACCAGTTCTGGGCCGACCAGTCGACGTACGACATCGACCTGATCGGAAACAACATCACCGGCGGGACCCGCTGGGGCGTCGTCCTGGAGATCTCCTCGACCGGCACCATCGCGGACAACGTGATCGCGAACAATGCCTTCGACGGGATGGTCGTGTCGGACACCGACAAGATGAACATCTGGAACAACACCATCGTGGGCAACAAGCGCGCAGCGATCCGGATCGTGCAGGACACCCGCCGAATCGAGCAGCTGAACGTGTCAGGTCACGACAAGCGGCGCGCGCAGCCCGACCTGTCCATGCCCTGGGTGGTACGGAACACCGTCATCGGGAACAACATCCTGACCGGCGGTGCGACAGACACCTCGGAGCCGATCCTCCGGGTGCAGTCGTGGGAGCGAGCGTTCGCGGCCAGTGAGATGCTCGCATCCTCGAACGGCAACGTCTTCAGCCAGACCCGAGCCGGAGCGCCCTCGTACGTGACCATCTGGGGCCGCAAGGACGCGTGGCCGGTGAACTACACCTCGCTGTCCGACTACGCCGCCGGCACCGGCTACGACCGCTCGAGCATCAGCGTGATCGGGACGAGCGCCGTCAGCAGCACCTACGGGCCTTCCTCCGAGGTGGCCGCCAAGACGAGCACGACCGCCCAAGGCCTGCCCTCGGCCGTGGCGGCGAAGACCGGTCAGCCGGCCGGAGCCAAGCACCTTGGTGCCTGGCGCTGA